The following coding sequences are from one Homalodisca vitripennis isolate AUS2020 chromosome 7, UT_GWSS_2.1, whole genome shotgun sequence window:
- the LOC124365761 gene encoding exocyst complex component 7, with amino-acid sequence MKTYDPTERKYEIESKLENETAKLEELKENVERSSNLTKGITGILSLFEQRLARLEETILPVYNETGNLQRSQQNIERTLAALDHVIGYYSVAQEVEVTVRSGPFVAGLDEFLSAMQRLQTALHYFEKNNPQSVELENVSSLFSAGGDALNREFKELLQKHSRPVPPITLLDLVATDEELTADDASVSSLSQFPEAVSSQLTVMADWLVTQGRDEFMNVYARIRASVLLKSLNQLREQQRSGSGGSVQGVVASPLVRPKQQGAKHETPGKRMKQVFEKKANKMLLKASQTLEHSTGLTLGARRATLHLVEAREDVVDEQEMENYLVCVMALQRLMQHERTLMTGIIPLQHHHQVFQIIIQEALDTIVQDGQNIATRAKRCIARHDFGAVLVVFPILKQLLNMRPEFERTVEGCDFNVRSQFTNILNTLHMTGAKALEDFIENVRSDTSSGLPKDGTVHELTSNVLVFTEQLTEYMDTIAGVLGQDPAYTNAFMQIPNNSKINKNKALLGIYIKKVLSQLNFTLVTKSDTYTDVGVKALFRLNNSHHVLKALQRSALLELVNISESDCEQTYVNMIQTHKKAYKQSWNKVLNYITNNDDVVVTAGKLRDKDRNTIKEKFSGFNKEMEEISRTQRGYSIPDVELREGLKRDNKEYILPKYSAFYDKYSTLYFTKNPEKYVKYTPEQVAALLDHFFDVAA; translated from the coding sequence ATGAAAACATATGACCCAACAGAAAGAAAATATGAAATCGAATCAAAGTTAGAAAATGAAACAGCAAAACTTGAAGAGTTGAAAGAAAATGTGGAGCGCAGCAGCAATCTTACCAAAGGCATTACTGGAATCTTATCATTGTTTGAGCAACGTCTCGCTCGTTTAGAAGAAACCATTCTCCCTGTTTACAATGAAACAGGGAACCTACAAAGAAGTCAACAAAACATAGAGCGTACATTAGCAGCGCTTGACCATGTCATCGGCTATTACAGCGTGGCTCAGGAAGTGGAAGTTACTGTTCGCAGTGGACCTTTCGTGGCAGGTCTTGATGAGTTTTTGTCTGCCATGCAACGCCTTCAAACAGCCCTGCACTATTTTGagaaaaacaatccacaaagcgTTGAACTAGAGAATGTGTCTTCACTCTTTAGTGCTGGTGGTGATGCTTTGAACAGGGAGTTTAAAGAATTACTTCAGAAGCACAGTCGACCTGTACCACCAATTACACTTCTAGATTTGGTCGCCACCGATGAAGAATTGACTGCAGATGATGCCTCAGTAAGTTCTCTGTCGCAGTTCCCGGAAGCGGTAAGCAGTCAGCTGACAGTGATGGCCGACTGGCTGGTGACACAAGGTCGGGACGAGTTTATGAACGTATACGCCCGAATAAGAGCTTCAGTGTTACTGAAGTCTTTGAATCAATTGAGAGAACAGCAACGTTCAGGAAGTGGTGGAAGTGTACAGGGTGTAGTTGCGTCACCTCTGGTCAGGCCGAAGCAACAGGGAGCCAAACACGAGACACCAGGAAAGAGGATGAAGCAAGTGTTCGAAAAGAAAGCGAACAAGATGTTATTGAAAGCATCGCAGACTCTGGAACACTCAACAGGGTTGACTTTGGGTGCTCGTAGAGCTACGTTGCATCTAGTAGAGGCAAGGGAAGATGTTGTAGATGAACAGGAGATGGAAAACTACTTGGTCTGTGTTATGGCTTTGCAACGACTGATGCAACACGAACGCACTCTGATGACCGGTATCATTCCTCTTCAGCATCACCACCAAGTATTCCAAATCATCATACAAGAAGCTCTAGATACCATAGTGCAGGACGGTCAGAACATTGCGACTCGAGCCAAACGATGCATTGCTCGTCATGACTTTGGTGCTGTTCTGGTAGTGTTCCCCATTTTGAAACAACTCCTAAATATGAGACCTGAATTTGAACGCACAGTTGAGGGGTGTGATTTCAATGTTCGTTCTCAgttcacaaacattttaaacactctACACATGACTGGTGCGAAAGCCTTAGAAGACTTTATAGAAAATGTGCGTAGCGACACTAGTTCTGGGCTTCCTAAAGATGGCACCGTGCACGAGTTGACCAGCAACGTCCTTGTTTTCACAGAACAACTAACAGAATATATGGATACAATTGCAGGTGTTTTAGGACAGGACCCCGCATACACAAATGCTTTTATGCAAATTCCAaacaacagtaaaataaacaaaaataaagctCTATTGGGCATTTACATCAAGAAAGTGCTTTCTCAACTGAACTTCACCCTTGTTACCAAAAGTGACACATACACAGATGTGGGTGTAAAAGCATTGTTTCGACTCAACAACAGTCATCATGTGTTGAAAGCTCTACAACGCTCTGCTCTGTTGGAATTGGTCAATATATCAGAATCAGACTGTGAACAGACCTATGTCAACATGATACAGACCCATAAAAAGGCGTACAAGCAAAGTTGGAATAAAGTTCTCAATTATATTACTAACAACGATGACGTTGTTGTTACTGCGGGGAAGCTCCGAGATAAAGACCGTAACACGATCAAAGAAAAATTTAGTGGCTTCAATAAGGAAATGGAAGAAATATCTCGAACACAGCGTGGTTATTCTATTCCTGATGTTGAATTACGGGAAGGTCTAAAACGTGATAACAAGGAATATATTTTACCTAAGTACAGTGCCTTCTATGATAAATACTCCAcactatattttactaaaaacccagaaaaatatgtaaaatatactcCAGAACAAGTTGCTGCGCTTCTTGACCATTTCTTTGACGTTGCagcataa